The genomic window AAAGGGGAAGTATTTATGGGGTCATTTTCTTACAGAATCCTGGTTAaggttagggatgcttttgTGTTGGTGTGTGTCTTAAAGAGTAAGGgccaactttctgctgggccacttaggaagaacagttgtctagagcttcatgtttgctttccttgcagcctggagtgttggggggattcctgaagctgattgccttgaaagccagtgatccccaaggctttgacctgctaaacagcatcatggagcatatgcccccgtgagtatgagctcaaattgcattcaaaactgacttctgtgggctttggttctgcagtgtgcagtcatgccaaaggttaacacttcaggagcaaaaatgtcacatttatcagttaaagagatgggaacaactttatctctgttttctgtaaagtgacacCACCAGTAAAAGCCCACTAtgaactgaataactgttcttttaaatttccagtgaatcagttgactggtacaggaaacaggtcttcattctgctattccaaagacttccaagttccaaaccaacaaaacttatcaaaagtaagttccttgctctgaaaagctccagtgtgacacgagtggttcagagtgtgcagttgcacagatcaggcatcctgtacatgggtgggactctggtggctccagggacttgctccaaatgctctggagtcaaggggggcataaagggcagtggccacagcaggtgacactccatgaaaactgagggaatggaactaaaggacttgtgtagttctcctcctttcctggtgtgtgtgatgtcgttacttgtctgaaagtgtctccatttaatctccagctaatagcaacacacttgccctgtcacacagcacagccattctgaccactgctctctgca from Pithys albifrons albifrons isolate INPA30051 chromosome 20, PitAlb_v1, whole genome shotgun sequence includes these protein-coding regions:
- the LOC139681353 gene encoding exportin-2-like — translated: MPFLGYYGFQPGVLGGFLKLIALKASDPQGFDLLNSIMEHMPPESVDWYRKQVFILLFQRLPSSKPTKLIKRCLEWFWRK